The Bacteroidota bacterium DNA window TTCTTGCGCAAAATGCAACCTGTTCAGGAGGAGGGAGAAAGATAACAGAAGTTGATAATTAACATCCTAATGGTTATGATTGCGGGCTGAAAATTCCGAATTTTCAGCCCGCTGTTTTAAAAACAAACTGATTGCTCACATTTGCAAATATCTTTGGCCTCTTAATGGGCTATTTAGTAGGAAGTATTCCTTCTGCCGTTTGGGTTGGTAAGACCTTTTACGGTATTGATGTCCGTGAGTATGGAAGTGGAAATGCCGGTGCAACAAACACCTTCCGCGTTCTTGGAAAAAAGCCGGGAATTGCTGTCCTTATAATGGACGTGTTAAAAGGTTTTTTTGCTGTTAAACTTGCTTATGTACTTGGGGACTACGATTCACATTCTCCGGAATTCATCGATTTCGAACTTGCATTGGCCGTTTGCGGATTACTTGGACATATATTTCCTGTCTATGTTGGCTTCAGAGGCGGAAAAGGTGTTGCCACTATGTTAGGAATTCTGGTAGCCATTCATCCTGAAGCAGCATTAGTATGCGCACTTACTTTTATCATTACACTTTTCTTTACCGGTTATGTCAGTTTAAGCAGTATGGTTAGCGGTGTAACCTTTCCCGTCGTGATCATGGTCTTCTATAGCACTAATTCCAGCATAAACATTTTTTCCCTGGCTGTAGCAATTCTGATACTCGTCACTCACCAAAGAAACATTGAACGTATAATTAATAAGGAAGAGTCGAGGGTGAAGTGGTATAAAAAACGCTTCTAAAAAAATTAATAATTAAAATAATAACAGTTCCGCCGCAAACCTTCCTCAACATTAAGTTTCGGATTCAGTTCTTTGGCTTTTGTATAGTCGTGACAAGCGCGCCAATGACGGCCCACATATGAAATTGCAAGCGCCCGGTGAAAATAGGCATCAGCGAAATTGGGGTCAAGTTTGATTGCCCGGTTGAAATCCTTTACTGCATTATAGGCAACGTCTGAATTGAGTTCAAGTCTGGTGAGTTTAAAATATCCACGCGCATGATAAACCAGAGGAGCATCCGGATTCAGATCCAGACTTTGATTATATAACTGCAATGCTTCATCGTTTTGTTTTTCTTTTTGAGCAACTTTTGCAAGTAAAAAAAGTTCGTTTGCCCGGTCTT harbors:
- the plsY gene encoding glycerol-3-phosphate 1-O-acyltransferase PlsY, with amino-acid sequence MLTFANIFGLLMGYLVGSIPSAVWVGKTFYGIDVREYGSGNAGATNTFRVLGKKPGIAVLIMDVLKGFFAVKLAYVLGDYDSHSPEFIDFELALAVCGLLGHIFPVYVGFRGGKGVATMLGILVAIHPEAALVCALTFIITLFFTGYVSLSSMVSGVTFPVVIMVFYSTNSSINIFSLAVAILILVTHQRNIERIINKEESRVKWYKKRF